In candidate division KSB1 bacterium, the DNA window CGTGGTGCGGTTGCTGCGTCGACCACTCCGCTGCTGCCCAGCTCGATTTCTGCAAGAAGGGTTTGCAGTTTCAGCCTTTCCACAACTTTTAGTTTTTTGACTTTAGCAAGATCCGTTATGAGCATCTGCGCCAAACCTTTTTGTAAGGGATCGTATTCTCGGGAGTTGCCCAGATTTTTAAAACTGAGAACTGCCACGGTGTTATCTGGAATTGCGCCGACATTTATATTTTGTTCCTGGGCAAGCGCCTCGGTAATTTCCGAAGATATTTTTTCCAGAGTAAGCTGCCTGATACGCTTGGAGATTTCTTTCTTGAATTTTCGCGAGCCTTTTAAAGTCATGTAGCCTTTATATTCGCCAATGGCTTCATTGAGCATTCCTTTTGCCTCATATGTGAGTCCGTGGTAAAAAGCGGTCTTGCTATCGTCCGGTTTTAAATCCCTGGCTCGCTGCAGTTTGGCGAGAGCTTCATCGAAGCGCCGTGCGCTGTAAAAGGCGATACCCAAATCTCGTTTGATTTTATAACTGTCCGGTTTCTCCTTTTCTGCTTGTTTAAGTAAGGCAATTGCCTCCGTAAACTCATTGTTTTTGAGGTGTCGCATCCCCTTGTTGTGGCTGCTGCCGGCACAGTTCATTAAAAACAATGGTAGCAAGCCAAGCAGCAGGAAATAAGCCACCTTTAATTTTAATTTCTTCATTTTTCCTCCGGGTTATATTATGTTTTTTCTGTGGCATTTCAATTCTGTGGCCATTTTTTATTTAAAGCCTAAATATACGCGTTTGGCCATTAGCTTTTGGCCTTTGGCCTGGGGCTTTTAATTTTTGAGAATTTACGTTGTGGATATCATTCACATGTTGGGTTATTTACAATACCATTTTAACTAGTTGAATTTTGTTAGCTAAAAGCTAATTGCCAAAAGCCAATCGCTCAATTTAAGTTAAGGATTTTTATACGCTTCCGGCAATAGTTTTTCCATTTCAGCAATTGTTAAACGTTTTTGGGAAAGTTGAGCAAGCCTTTGCCTGGCCAGCTTAAATTCCGGATCCAGATTCACGGCCTTTCCATATTGGTATTTCGCTTGCCTGATAATGTTTCTGTCTTCGAAATCCAAACCTTTGGAGAAAGCGATAAAAGCCAGATTGTTTTTTGTTGGAAATTGCTGCAGTGCTTTCGCTTCATCTGAATTTAACCGGACGCCGAGACTTTTCAGCAAACCAACAAGGAGGATTTTTTCCAGGTCAGGGATTTCTGACAGCCTGCCGGCCGCTTGCACACTCTGTCCTTGAAGCTGTCCGGATTTTGTGTCAACTACGCCCGCAGTCAAACGGAGTTTTGTATCGTCAACTCGTTCAATTCCGCCGGTGATCAGCTTTCCGGCGCCCAGCATTCTACCGGCGTCTCTCATTTTGATCTGGTCGAGAAAACCGGAGGGGGTAAGATGCAGTTCATCTAACAGGTGTTGTACCTTTTTTCTTTTTACAATTTTCAAGCTCTGCACTTTTTCCAGATCTGTGATAAGAATTTCTGCCAATCCTTTGAGAATTGGTGTTAACTCCCGCCAATTTGAGATGTTTCTAAAATAAAGCACGGCAACACTGTTTGGTTCAGTCGCGGTGGAGTCCGAGTTTTTGAGTTCAGATAAAATATCTCGTATTTGTTTCTTCGAGCCTTTGAGTTCGATTTCTTGGCTACGAGCCAGCAGTTCATTTTTAAGCTCATCTCTTATATCTAAAGTCGACAGGGCCCGGTAAACGGTCACGGCTTTGTCAAGCCGTTGTGTGAATTCATAACTCAATCCCAGGTAAAAAAGAGAAACTTGATCCCTGGAATTAAGCTTTGCTGCTTGCGATAATTTGGTGACTGCTTTTTCAAATTGTTTGGTCCTGAAGTAAGCGATTCCTAAATCCCGCTTTATTCGTACGTCGGCAGGATTCATGCGCTCCTCGGCTCTTAACTCAATGATTGCCAGATCGTAATCACCCGTTTCGAGAAATCCCCTGCCTGTGTGCTCAAGTTTGCTATTGCTGCTGCAGGCGATAGTGATTAAAAAGAGCGCCGGGAGAAGTCTGGTCATCTTTGTCATAAATTATTAAACTTTCCCTTGATTCATGCCGCAGTTTCTTGTGCAAGAAGGCTTGAAATTCCGCAACGGAGGATTGCAAAAAAAAAGTGTAAATTTGCCTTGCATACTAGGTCCTCCAAGTTGAGGATTAGTCATACTAACGTGTTTCTCAGTGGTGCAAGGTTTTCAGGGCACGACACCTGCGAATTCGACCAAAACTTTGAGAGTGCAGTGAACTAACTTATTCAACTGGATCCCTTGCATCCACTGCAGAAAAATGTTATAATTTTTTCCGTCATCAATAAATATGCTCTGCCGAAAAGATGAGGTCACCGAGCTCTTTTTCAACGTCCAATGTTTCTTTAAGTTGATCGCCGCATTCCTCTGAGCACAATGTAAACACGAAGTCATTCCCCCGTGTTACAGCATCGGAGTCTGCAGGCGGGACTATTGCCCACATCGTTTTGCCTGAGCTGGTTATTTTTGCTGGCATAACTTTGCCTTCATATTTTGAAATATCTACTTCGGGTCGTTTCTTGCACCCTAACGCGTATATTGGTCCATCGCTTCCTATCTTGTGCTCACACCAACAGCAGGTGGTCATCGCCTGATTAATCTTTGGCGTTTTCAATTTCATTTTGTCTTACTCGGTGTCAAAGGCTTCACCACATCTGGTCTTTCTTTCTTAAAATGTTTGAAAAACAGAT includes these proteins:
- a CDS encoding tetratricopeptide repeat protein, with amino-acid sequence MKKLKLKVAYFLLLGLLPLFLMNCAGSSHNKGMRHLKNNEFTEAIALLKQAEKEKPDSYKIKRDLGIAFYSARRFDEALAKLQRARDLKPDDSKTAFYHGLTYEAKGMLNEAIGEYKGYMTLKGSRKFKKEISKRIRQLTLEKISSEITEALAQEQNINVGAIPDNTVAVLSFKNLGNSREYDPLQKGLAQMLITDLAKVKKLKVVERLKLQTLLAEIELGSSGVVDAATAPRVGKLLGAKKLVNGAFTDLAGDDFRIDASLTETATSKVLQVDEVTGKLDKLFQMQKELAFSIIDDLGVQLSKEEREAIQKIPTESLLAFIAYSKGLDFEDKGMFSQARQAYQKAVQLDPNFAQAQENLSEVDTNKSAATEPKVAASKLEEDLESAEVDVGGGREARLTATGLAAQTGQAPQGDNDNRTPVIENSTNARIPIRIPLGGN